A region from the Bacillus sp. Marseille-P3661 genome encodes:
- a CDS encoding CotH kinase family protein, with translation MGVRLDQTEKNNEVANVEENSEIERNPEKLVEDKRIYRFGEEGELTHFYVTILSNESTSENNITFYEMNKWYQFNSVETSSPQLAVILEEGDETGPKAGALGYGSSQANATISIRGASSRIAAQKSYKIKLRDSAGLWNGQQVLNLNKHISDQTRVKNKLSFDYFRLFPDLPSLRTNFVHLHVKDLTKMPPDNSFKSMGLFTHIEQVNKRYLAAHGLNPYGNLYKIESFEFFRYPEQLKVVDDPGYDVSQFERIMEIKGDNDHTELLKMLDAVNDLTKNINDVVSEYFERDNYLTWLAVNFIFGNVDTLSQNYYLYRPLNSTKWYFIPWDYDKAWDWHEYKSVPQWQMGLSRYWGNVLHRRFLRDPANIVALQQKIEQLNQIVTEEQTKEYLDSYYTTIKPIIEIQPDVTYLPVETAAFDERYYQLVKQPAENIQTFNKLLEYPTPIFLQAIIEDEIIRFSWDLSFDFQGDDLDYSLQISTDPDFTEIIYEKKSLQQTNFEMQNLEVGRYFWRVLVSDSKGHVQIPFEIYIDQDENYYWGLKELVIK, from the coding sequence ATGGGGGTAAGGCTTGATCAGACAGAAAAGAATAATGAGGTGGCAAACGTTGAGGAGAATTCTGAAATAGAGCGAAACCCAGAAAAGCTTGTAGAAGACAAGCGGATTTATAGATTTGGCGAAGAAGGCGAATTAACTCATTTTTACGTTACGATCCTAAGTAATGAAAGCACATCGGAAAATAACATAACCTTTTATGAAATGAATAAATGGTATCAGTTTAATAGTGTTGAAACAAGCAGTCCACAATTAGCTGTGATTTTAGAGGAAGGCGATGAAACTGGACCAAAAGCAGGGGCATTAGGTTATGGAAGTTCACAAGCAAATGCTACGATTAGCATTAGAGGAGCATCGAGTCGCATTGCAGCTCAAAAATCTTACAAAATTAAACTTCGTGACTCTGCGGGTCTTTGGAATGGTCAACAAGTGCTAAATTTAAATAAACATATTTCTGATCAAACAAGAGTAAAGAATAAACTATCTTTTGATTATTTTCGTTTATTTCCTGATTTACCAAGCCTGCGCACTAACTTTGTACATTTACATGTTAAAGATTTAACAAAAATGCCACCTGATAATTCGTTTAAGTCGATGGGGTTATTTACCCATATTGAACAAGTGAATAAACGCTATTTGGCTGCTCATGGATTAAATCCATACGGCAACTTATACAAAATTGAATCCTTTGAATTTTTTCGCTATCCCGAACAACTTAAGGTAGTTGATGATCCGGGATATGATGTTAGTCAATTTGAAAGGATAATGGAGATTAAAGGAGATAACGATCATACCGAACTTTTAAAGATGTTAGATGCGGTAAATGATTTGACAAAAAATATTAATGATGTTGTTAGTGAGTACTTCGAAAGGGACAATTATTTAACATGGTTGGCGGTAAATTTCATTTTTGGAAATGTAGATACACTTTCACAAAACTATTATTTGTATCGTCCGTTAAATTCAACAAAATGGTATTTCATTCCTTGGGATTATGATAAAGCATGGGATTGGCATGAATATAAATCTGTTCCACAATGGCAGATGGGACTTTCAAGGTATTGGGGAAATGTCCTGCATCGAAGGTTTTTAAGGGATCCTGCCAATATAGTTGCATTACAACAAAAAATTGAACAATTAAATCAAATCGTTACAGAAGAACAAACAAAAGAATATCTAGATTCCTATTATACTACGATAAAGCCGATAATTGAAATACAGCCTGATGTAACCTATTTACCAGTCGAAACAGCTGCTTTTGATGAACGATATTATCAATTAGTTAAACAGCCTGCTGAAAATATACAAACCTTTAACAAACTATTAGAATATCCCACACCTATTTTTTTGCAAGCTATAATTGAGGATGAAATAATTCGATTTAGCTGGGATTTATCCTTTGATTTTCAAGGGGATGATTTAGATTATAGTCTACAAATAAGCACTGATCCTGATTTTACCGAAATTATTTATGAAAAAAAGTCTCTCCAGCAAACAAACTTTGAAATGCAAAACCTTGAAGTAGGCCGTTATTTTTGGAGAGTACTTGTTAGTGATTCAAAGGGACATGTGCAAATCCCTTTTGAAATCTATATAGATCAGGACGAAAACTATTATTGGGGTTTAAAAGAGTTAGTAATAAAGTAG
- a CDS encoding acyl-CoA thioesterase produces the protein MNVHKYHFRVEWGDTDAAGIVFSPNFYKFMDQAAHNFFETIGFPLSKLVRVDKIGIPSVESKCTFKKPLYHEDDVIIQTSISELRDKVIKFSHEFVKDGEVVAYGYQVRALASIGGERVKAISIPPDMRAAIIETGIIQQYSNQQQ, from the coding sequence ATGAACGTACATAAATATCATTTTAGGGTTGAGTGGGGAGACACTGATGCAGCAGGTATTGTGTTCTCACCAAATTTTTATAAATTTATGGACCAAGCAGCACATAATTTCTTTGAAACAATAGGATTTCCACTATCAAAGTTAGTAAGAGTTGATAAAATTGGAATCCCCTCTGTCGAATCGAAATGTACATTTAAAAAACCTTTATACCATGAAGACGATGTAATCATTCAAACATCAATTTCTGAGCTGCGTGATAAAGTGATAAAGTTTAGTCATGAGTTTGTTAAAGATGGTGAAGTAGTTGCCTACGGTTATCAAGTTCGAGCATTAGCAAGTATTGGTGGAGAGAGGGTAAAAGCTATTTCAATACCACCTGATATGCGAGCTGCAATTATCGAAACTGGTATCATTCAGCAATATTCTAATCAACAACAATAG
- a CDS encoding HNH endonuclease, with the protein MIIDIDHIILAIKNKKYWYFGNHSKNFVKMCYLVDLISNAGPNATQKDLDLLRERFNLRSNIKLEASMFKSMISSKVFGLLDPTNRDYVKCEPTAAFYAIKERVNGNYEKVNDYLDLIEQQIEKVYCITPLFETKSKEEFQLYPLFLLYKVLIEIGELTGKYEISDLEFNYFVSTSYKYEQWRDVVETILYYRTMDNMQSFVEEKLKTHQTTPPDQRYYQLISHIRLLKLVPASGKPQVYKIPTNSVDEVIKKVHAFENALATNAEAVPNGLTNFSTYIKLLGSNRSILQTTITEVDLLISKGLMTKANKYTTEGKEVYKLHKKRERDPRIIKAAKEKQKRQYGKLFCEICKFSFEESYGTIGENFIEGHHKKPLSAYSEYGDQTEVEDICLVCSNCHSMIHSQKPMLTIEELRKVIKK; encoded by the coding sequence TTGATTATTGATATAGATCATATTATTTTAGCCATCAAGAATAAGAAGTATTGGTACTTTGGCAATCATAGTAAAAATTTTGTAAAGATGTGTTATTTAGTTGATCTTATCAGTAATGCTGGACCCAATGCGACTCAAAAAGATTTAGATTTATTAAGAGAACGATTTAATCTCCGTTCAAACATAAAATTAGAGGCATCGATGTTTAAAAGTATGATTTCATCGAAAGTATTTGGATTATTGGATCCAACTAATAGGGATTATGTAAAATGTGAACCAACAGCAGCTTTTTATGCGATTAAGGAAAGAGTTAATGGGAACTATGAAAAGGTAAACGATTATCTCGATCTTATTGAACAGCAAATTGAGAAGGTATATTGTATTACACCGCTATTCGAAACCAAATCTAAAGAGGAGTTTCAACTGTATCCATTATTTTTATTATATAAAGTGTTAATTGAGATAGGCGAATTAACAGGTAAATATGAAATATCAGATTTAGAATTCAACTATTTCGTATCAACTTCTTATAAGTATGAACAATGGAGAGATGTTGTTGAAACGATTCTTTATTATCGCACAATGGATAATATGCAGTCATTTGTCGAAGAAAAATTAAAAACGCATCAAACTACTCCACCTGATCAACGTTATTATCAATTGATTTCACACATTCGTTTACTCAAGTTAGTACCGGCATCAGGAAAGCCGCAAGTATATAAGATTCCAACCAACAGTGTTGATGAAGTAATAAAGAAAGTTCATGCTTTTGAAAATGCCTTGGCTACCAACGCTGAGGCTGTGCCAAATGGACTTACTAATTTCTCTACCTACATAAAGCTGCTTGGCTCAAATCGATCCATTCTTCAAACCACAATAACGGAGGTGGACTTGCTAATATCAAAGGGTTTAATGACGAAAGCAAATAAATACACAACAGAGGGTAAAGAAGTCTATAAGCTGCATAAAAAACGTGAAAGAGACCCTAGAATCATTAAAGCTGCAAAGGAAAAGCAAAAGCGCCAATATGGTAAATTATTTTGTGAAATATGTAAATTTAGCTTTGAAGAGAGTTATGGAACGATCGGTGAAAATTTCATAGAAGGCCATCATAAAAAACCGTTATCAGCTTATAGTGAATATGGGGATCAAACTGAAGTAGAAGATATTTGTTTAGTTTGTTCAAATTGTCACAGTATGATCCACTCCCAAAAACCAATGCTTACGATTGAAGAGTTAAGAAAAGTAATAAAAAAATAG
- the pelG gene encoding exopolysaccharide Pel transporter PelG, with translation MAGIGFQLKELFQKSGIIKNVRAFSYSTIVTVGPMFFCVVLITLAKHLLGLLNTVESEIDRFMAGIEYAFIFSQIITGGFSFTISRFIADQSFLEKDDYILSSMIGLISICVSIGGISTFIFYYNSPLPLAFKICSYLFFSELIIIWIQAMYVSAIKDYIRIVKSFIVGFFISALLFWICIIMLELNNATTVFICLDVGFFFIIMRLNQFIRSYFTKNNQEYFRFLIYLEKYPFLFFTGFFYIGGLYSHNLIIWQGNLNIVVDQTFKISPYYDVPVFFSYITVLPAMVLFMIYVETSFYQAHKEYYHRILHSYPLREILDAKKNMFKVLSTELTFLAEIQLIVVLCSITIGSQLLPRFGMTSEQLHLFMILTLGNLFFSLLFTMIILLLYYDDQFGAFLTTAIFFLVSTLFTAIFMLKAVYGFPIFLASFISLCVAIYKLINYVNNIDYYTFCSQPVIFVDKKTWIEGFLIKFRHIK, from the coding sequence ATGGCTGGTATTGGTTTTCAATTGAAAGAGCTATTTCAAAAATCTGGTATTATCAAAAATGTAAGAGCGTTTAGCTATTCTACGATCGTTACCGTAGGCCCAATGTTTTTTTGCGTAGTATTGATTACTCTAGCCAAGCATTTATTAGGGTTATTAAATACTGTAGAGTCTGAAATCGACCGTTTTATGGCTGGTATTGAATATGCCTTTATCTTTTCGCAAATTATTACTGGTGGCTTTAGTTTTACAATATCACGTTTTATTGCAGACCAATCATTTCTGGAGAAAGATGATTATATTTTATCGTCGATGATTGGACTAATAAGTATTTGTGTAAGCATAGGTGGAATCAGCACATTTATTTTTTACTATAACTCACCTTTGCCTTTAGCTTTTAAAATTTGTTCATATTTATTTTTTTCCGAGCTAATCATCATTTGGATTCAAGCTATGTATGTTTCAGCGATAAAGGATTATATCAGAATTGTGAAAAGTTTCATTGTTGGCTTTTTTATATCTGCGCTCCTATTTTGGATATGCATTATCATGCTTGAACTTAATAATGCAACTACAGTTTTTATTTGTTTAGATGTAGGCTTTTTCTTTATCATTATGAGACTAAACCAGTTTATCAGGTCCTATTTTACGAAAAACAATCAAGAATACTTCCGATTTTTAATTTATTTAGAAAAATATCCATTCCTATTTTTTACTGGTTTTTTCTATATAGGTGGATTGTATAGTCATAACTTGATAATTTGGCAAGGAAATTTAAATATTGTTGTGGATCAAACATTTAAAATATCACCCTACTATGATGTTCCTGTTTTTTTTTCTTATATAACGGTGCTGCCAGCGATGGTTTTATTTATGATTTACGTCGAAACAAGTTTTTATCAAGCACATAAAGAATATTATCATCGTATTCTACATTCATATCCTTTAAGAGAGATACTAGATGCAAAAAAAAATATGTTTAAGGTATTATCGACTGAGCTTACATTTTTAGCGGAAATACAGTTGATTGTTGTTTTATGCAGTATAACCATAGGAAGCCAACTATTACCGAGATTTGGAATGACGTCTGAGCAATTGCATTTATTTATGATACTTACACTTGGAAATTTATTTTTTAGTTTGTTATTCACTATGATCATCTTATTGCTTTATTATGATGATCAGTTCGGAGCCTTTTTAACAACTGCTATCTTCTTTTTAGTTAGTACATTGTTTACAGCTATCTTTATGTTAAAAGCTGTTTACGGATTTCCAATTTTTTTAGCATCATTTATTAGTTTATGTGTGGCTATCTACAAATTAATTAACTACGTTAACAACATAGATTACTATACTTTTTGTTCACAACCGGTTATTTTTGTTGATAAAAAAACCTGGATAGAAGGCTTTTTAATAAAATTTCGACATATAAAATAG
- a CDS encoding DUF4956 domain-containing protein, translating into MVEQYNFNDIIKNSFLNLDSFIELSIVQIIVALLFSLLLGVFIYVVYKKTYKGVVYSHNFNITLVLMTMITSLIIMTISTNIVLSLGMVGALSIVRFRTAIKDPLDIVFMFWAIAIGIACGAGLFLLSLISSVLIAGVIYFLSRKKFKETVFLLVIHYEEHADSNVKMSMKNLSYVLKSKIIRNKMIELTVEVKLKIDNTAFVNHISEVKGVKDVSLVHYNGDYAT; encoded by the coding sequence ATGGTGGAGCAATATAATTTTAACGACATTATTAAAAATAGCTTTTTAAATTTAGATTCGTTTATCGAATTGTCGATTGTTCAGATAATTGTCGCACTGCTTTTTTCACTTCTTTTAGGGGTGTTTATTTATGTAGTATACAAAAAGACTTATAAAGGTGTTGTTTATAGTCATAATTTCAATATTACTTTAGTGCTAATGACAATGATTACGTCACTAATAATAATGACAATTAGCACAAACATTGTATTGTCATTAGGCATGGTTGGTGCACTTAGCATTGTGCGTTTTAGAACGGCTATTAAAGATCCACTTGATATAGTCTTTATGTTTTGGGCAATTGCTATTGGAATCGCTTGTGGAGCTGGCCTTTTTCTACTGTCTTTAATTAGCTCAGTGCTTATAGCTGGTGTTATTTATTTCCTATCAAGAAAAAAATTTAAGGAAACTGTATTTCTATTAGTTATTCATTATGAAGAACATGCTGATAGCAATGTAAAAATGAGCATGAAAAATCTAAGTTATGTATTAAAATCTAAAATTATTCGAAATAAAATGATTGAGTTAACTGTTGAAGTAAAGCTAAAGATAGATAACACAGCTTTTGTAAATCATATATCAGAAGTAAAAGGTGTCAAGGATGTATCATTAGTTCACTACAATGGTGACTATGCTACTTAA
- a CDS encoding CBO0543 family protein: MIFGFISVSFLLLLAIAVPKRISGIEIYATFFFAYFLGITTDLILDLKYNLYGYYKDGVQITSIIYLISIYFSVSTLFLNHFPYKGILLTKGIYIMAWSVFSIVYESIIVRTNLFYYNGWKLSYSASLYPIIFTILVLNLSFIRKLLMIYIRNAKAP; this comes from the coding sequence ATGATATTTGGTTTTATATCGGTTTCTTTTTTGCTCTTGCTTGCAATTGCAGTTCCAAAACGCATTTCCGGAATTGAAATTTACGCCACATTCTTTTTTGCTTATTTTTTGGGTATTACAACAGATCTAATTCTCGATTTAAAGTATAATTTATATGGTTATTATAAAGATGGAGTTCAAATTACTAGTATAATATATCTAATTTCCATATACTTTTCAGTCAGTACCTTATTTTTAAACCATTTCCCATATAAAGGAATATTGCTAACTAAAGGTATATATATAATGGCGTGGTCAGTCTTTTCAATTGTATATGAATCAATTATTGTAAGAACGAACCTTTTTTACTATAACGGATGGAAATTATCGTACTCCGCATCTCTATATCCAATTATTTTTACAATATTAGTATTAAATTTATCATTTATAAGAAAGCTGTTAATGATCTATATAAGAAATGCGAAAGCGCCTTGA
- a CDS encoding MarR family winged helix-turn-helix transcriptional regulator yields MKFCYKQQIVQMVRTLYFCMEAHWAELGKQYDISPAQQHILFILITNGKTLTPSEISELGCWHISTITRLLKPLKERGFVTIEKDPNRSKFKNVTLTPTGENLFHKIIETIAEDDSFPFMMGHLTDEELDEFLHYGQKILNENKGKALCKKLFSAKIDGINYV; encoded by the coding sequence ATGAAATTTTGCTATAAACAACAAATTGTCCAAATGGTTAGAACGTTATATTTCTGTATGGAAGCACACTGGGCAGAATTAGGAAAACAATATGATATCTCACCCGCTCAACAACATATATTATTTATATTAATTACAAATGGTAAAACACTCACTCCCTCTGAGATAAGTGAACTAGGGTGTTGGCACATATCTACTATTACAAGACTTTTAAAACCACTAAAAGAAAGAGGGTTTGTTACCATTGAAAAAGATCCTAATCGCTCCAAATTCAAGAATGTTACGCTAACTCCAACTGGCGAAAATTTATTTCATAAAATTATTGAGACTATAGCTGAAGATGATTCTTTCCCTTTTATGATGGGGCATTTAACTGACGAAGAATTAGATGAATTTTTACACTATGGTCAAAAGATATTAAATGAAAATAAAGGGAAGGCACTATGTAAAAAGTTATTTAGTGCTAAGATTGATGGAATAAATTATGTTTAA
- a CDS encoding polyphosphate polymerase domain-containing protein, which yields MVSGFTKKLRHELKYYINEFEYKLLRSRIQMVLQRDKYSIDEEGYHIRSLYFDNVYDTDLFTKNYGVFKRKKYRIRIYNLSDSVIRLERKNRFGEYISKESVPLTRGEYEQLLHWDYEFLKEKQEHVCRDFYLLLRSEQLAPRVIVDYVREAYVGDISDVRVTFDKQLSYSVNSTDIFNKDTVTVEAIKYPLLVMEVKFNEFIPSHIQTILQLDSHNRSAISKYVICRERSINNFNP from the coding sequence ATGGTGAGCGGGTTTACTAAGAAGCTGCGTCATGAATTAAAATATTATATTAATGAATTTGAATATAAGCTACTGCGGAGCAGGATCCAAATGGTGCTACAGCGAGATAAATATTCGATCGATGAGGAAGGCTATCATATCCGTAGTTTATATTTTGACAATGTGTATGACACGGATCTATTTACAAAGAATTATGGAGTGTTTAAACGGAAGAAGTACCGTATTCGAATCTACAATTTAAGCGACAGTGTAATTCGCTTGGAGAGAAAAAACCGTTTTGGTGAATATATCAGTAAAGAGTCTGTTCCATTGACAAGGGGTGAATATGAACAACTGTTACATTGGGACTACGAGTTTTTAAAAGAAAAGCAAGAGCATGTATGCCGTGATTTTTATTTGTTGTTGAGAAGTGAACAACTTGCACCGAGAGTAATAGTCGATTATGTTCGCGAAGCTTATGTGGGAGATATATCAGATGTACGAGTAACCTTTGATAAGCAATTAAGCTATAGTGTTAATTCAACTGATATTTTTAATAAAGATACTGTGACGGTTGAAGCAATTAAATACCCATTACTTGTAATGGAAGTGAAATTTAACGAATTTATACCTTCACATATCCAAACCATACTTCAACTAGATAGTCACAATCGGTCTGCTATCTCTAAATATGTAATTTGTAGAGAGAGGAGTATAAATAATTTTAATCCTTAG